One part of the Anguilla anguilla isolate fAngAng1 chromosome 11, fAngAng1.pri, whole genome shotgun sequence genome encodes these proteins:
- the LOC118208255 gene encoding alpha-1,3-galactosyltransferase 2-like isoform X3, with amino-acid sequence MNFGLNVGRRVLSKMRNRCPEFQACRLLRLLPFADSLLCNRLRVLYGLCGCVILLLFFLIGASGRFFESAVREFRSPPGTKLQTEYNVDSSLDLRSRTDVTTCTDWGAPIMWDGMFDPNIYDEHHKKMGSTVALTVFAIGRYLELYLMEFLTSADRHFMVGLPVTYYVFTDAPENVPGLHLMAGRTLEIIPVKRHERWQDISMMRMKTIADAIQTRIRHRHRYIFCLDVDQVFVGRFGSEALGESVALMHSSFYNTPQERYTYDHNPNSTAYMEKGDLYYHAAVFGGTWQSVANLTESCHQGIMADKRNQVEALWHDESHLNKYFWLHKPSKVLSPEYCWNLLNGFSKEIHVQRLRWGEKHDDRRT; translated from the exons ATGAACTTCGGCTTGAACGTCGGTAGACGAGTGCTCTCAAAAATGAG gaaTAGATGCCCCGAGTTTCAAGCTTGTCGCCTTCTTAGGCTGCTGCCATTTGCTGACTCACT gCTGTGTAATAGATTGAGAGTATTGTAtggtctgtgtgggtgtgtcatcCTGCTACTATTTTTTCTCATTGGAGCATCTGGAAG gttttttgaAAGTGCTGTGAGAGAATTCCGTTCACCTCCAGGTACAAAGCTACAAACCGAATACAATGTAGACAGCTCCCTAGATCTCCg GTCCCGAACTGATGTGACTACTTGCACTGACTGGGGAGCACCCATTATGTGGGATGGGATGTTTGATCCTAACATCTACGATGagcatcacaaaaaaatggGCAGCACTGTTGCACTGACAGTATTCGCCATTGGGAG ATACCTGGAATTGTACCTGATGGAATTCCTGACCTCGGCAGATCGTCACTTCATGGTGGGTTTACCGGTGACGTACTACGTGTTCACCGATGCCCCTGAGAACGTGCCGGGGCTCCACCTGATGGCAGGGAGGACCCTGGAGATTATACCGGTCAAGCGGCACGAGCGCTGGCAGGACATCTCCATGATGCGCATGAAGACCATTGCGGACGCTATCCAGACACGCATCCGGCACCGGCACCGGTACATCTTCTGCCTGGACGTGGACCAGGTCTTCGTGGGTCGCTTCGGCTCGGAGGCCCTTGGGGAATCGGTGGCGCTTATGCACTCTTCCTTCTACAACACCCCCCAGGAAAGGTACACCTATGACCACAACCCGAACTCCACGGCCTACATGGAGAAGGGGGACCTCTACTACCACGCGGCTGTCTTCGGGGGCACGTGGCAGAGTGTGGCGAACCTGACAGAGAGCTGTCACCAGGGCATAATGGCAGACAAGAGGAACCAGGTGGAGGCTCTGTGGCACGATGAGAGCCACCTTAACAAGTACTTTTGGCTCCACAAGCCCAGCAAAGTGCTCTCCCCAGAGTATTGCTGGAACTTACTGAATGGCTTCAGCAAAGAAATACACGTTCAGCGCCTGCGCTGGGGAGAGAAACACGATGACAGGAGGACCTAG
- the LOC118208255 gene encoding alpha-1,3-galactosyltransferase 2-like isoform X1 has translation MFCILFFKFVSFPHSKTYASLFLFQPGMNFGLNVGRRVLSKMRNRCPEFQACRLLRLLPFADSLLCNRLRVLYGLCGCVILLLFFLIGASGRFFESAVREFRSPPGTKLQTEYNVDSSLDLRSRTDVTTCTDWGAPIMWDGMFDPNIYDEHHKKMGSTVALTVFAIGRYLELYLMEFLTSADRHFMVGLPVTYYVFTDAPENVPGLHLMAGRTLEIIPVKRHERWQDISMMRMKTIADAIQTRIRHRHRYIFCLDVDQVFVGRFGSEALGESVALMHSSFYNTPQERYTYDHNPNSTAYMEKGDLYYHAAVFGGTWQSVANLTESCHQGIMADKRNQVEALWHDESHLNKYFWLHKPSKVLSPEYCWNLLNGFSKEIHVQRLRWGEKHDDRRT, from the exons atgttctgtattttatttttcaaatttgtctCTTTTCCCCACTCGAAGACGTACGCTAGTCTATTTCTCTTTCAG CCTGGAATGAACTTCGGCTTGAACGTCGGTAGACGAGTGCTCTCAAAAATGAG gaaTAGATGCCCCGAGTTTCAAGCTTGTCGCCTTCTTAGGCTGCTGCCATTTGCTGACTCACT gCTGTGTAATAGATTGAGAGTATTGTAtggtctgtgtgggtgtgtcatcCTGCTACTATTTTTTCTCATTGGAGCATCTGGAAG gttttttgaAAGTGCTGTGAGAGAATTCCGTTCACCTCCAGGTACAAAGCTACAAACCGAATACAATGTAGACAGCTCCCTAGATCTCCg GTCCCGAACTGATGTGACTACTTGCACTGACTGGGGAGCACCCATTATGTGGGATGGGATGTTTGATCCTAACATCTACGATGagcatcacaaaaaaatggGCAGCACTGTTGCACTGACAGTATTCGCCATTGGGAG ATACCTGGAATTGTACCTGATGGAATTCCTGACCTCGGCAGATCGTCACTTCATGGTGGGTTTACCGGTGACGTACTACGTGTTCACCGATGCCCCTGAGAACGTGCCGGGGCTCCACCTGATGGCAGGGAGGACCCTGGAGATTATACCGGTCAAGCGGCACGAGCGCTGGCAGGACATCTCCATGATGCGCATGAAGACCATTGCGGACGCTATCCAGACACGCATCCGGCACCGGCACCGGTACATCTTCTGCCTGGACGTGGACCAGGTCTTCGTGGGTCGCTTCGGCTCGGAGGCCCTTGGGGAATCGGTGGCGCTTATGCACTCTTCCTTCTACAACACCCCCCAGGAAAGGTACACCTATGACCACAACCCGAACTCCACGGCCTACATGGAGAAGGGGGACCTCTACTACCACGCGGCTGTCTTCGGGGGCACGTGGCAGAGTGTGGCGAACCTGACAGAGAGCTGTCACCAGGGCATAATGGCAGACAAGAGGAACCAGGTGGAGGCTCTGTGGCACGATGAGAGCCACCTTAACAAGTACTTTTGGCTCCACAAGCCCAGCAAAGTGCTCTCCCCAGAGTATTGCTGGAACTTACTGAATGGCTTCAGCAAAGAAATACACGTTCAGCGCCTGCGCTGGGGAGAGAAACACGATGACAGGAGGACCTAG
- the LOC118208255 gene encoding alpha-1,3-galactosyltransferase 2-like isoform X2: protein MFCILFFKFVSFPHSKTYASLFLFQPGMNFGLNVGRRVLSKMRLCNRLRVLYGLCGCVILLLFFLIGASGRFFESAVREFRSPPGTKLQTEYNVDSSLDLRSRTDVTTCTDWGAPIMWDGMFDPNIYDEHHKKMGSTVALTVFAIGRYLELYLMEFLTSADRHFMVGLPVTYYVFTDAPENVPGLHLMAGRTLEIIPVKRHERWQDISMMRMKTIADAIQTRIRHRHRYIFCLDVDQVFVGRFGSEALGESVALMHSSFYNTPQERYTYDHNPNSTAYMEKGDLYYHAAVFGGTWQSVANLTESCHQGIMADKRNQVEALWHDESHLNKYFWLHKPSKVLSPEYCWNLLNGFSKEIHVQRLRWGEKHDDRRT from the exons atgttctgtattttatttttcaaatttgtctCTTTTCCCCACTCGAAGACGTACGCTAGTCTATTTCTCTTTCAG CCTGGAATGAACTTCGGCTTGAACGTCGGTAGACGAGTGCTCTCAAAAATGAG gCTGTGTAATAGATTGAGAGTATTGTAtggtctgtgtgggtgtgtcatcCTGCTACTATTTTTTCTCATTGGAGCATCTGGAAG gttttttgaAAGTGCTGTGAGAGAATTCCGTTCACCTCCAGGTACAAAGCTACAAACCGAATACAATGTAGACAGCTCCCTAGATCTCCg GTCCCGAACTGATGTGACTACTTGCACTGACTGGGGAGCACCCATTATGTGGGATGGGATGTTTGATCCTAACATCTACGATGagcatcacaaaaaaatggGCAGCACTGTTGCACTGACAGTATTCGCCATTGGGAG ATACCTGGAATTGTACCTGATGGAATTCCTGACCTCGGCAGATCGTCACTTCATGGTGGGTTTACCGGTGACGTACTACGTGTTCACCGATGCCCCTGAGAACGTGCCGGGGCTCCACCTGATGGCAGGGAGGACCCTGGAGATTATACCGGTCAAGCGGCACGAGCGCTGGCAGGACATCTCCATGATGCGCATGAAGACCATTGCGGACGCTATCCAGACACGCATCCGGCACCGGCACCGGTACATCTTCTGCCTGGACGTGGACCAGGTCTTCGTGGGTCGCTTCGGCTCGGAGGCCCTTGGGGAATCGGTGGCGCTTATGCACTCTTCCTTCTACAACACCCCCCAGGAAAGGTACACCTATGACCACAACCCGAACTCCACGGCCTACATGGAGAAGGGGGACCTCTACTACCACGCGGCTGTCTTCGGGGGCACGTGGCAGAGTGTGGCGAACCTGACAGAGAGCTGTCACCAGGGCATAATGGCAGACAAGAGGAACCAGGTGGAGGCTCTGTGGCACGATGAGAGCCACCTTAACAAGTACTTTTGGCTCCACAAGCCCAGCAAAGTGCTCTCCCCAGAGTATTGCTGGAACTTACTGAATGGCTTCAGCAAAGAAATACACGTTCAGCGCCTGCGCTGGGGAGAGAAACACGATGACAGGAGGACCTAG